The Cognaticolwellia beringensis genome segment TTAAAGGTTTCTGTTACCCCTAAAGATGCCCAAACAGCGCCAAAAGGAATAAAGGCTTCTTTTAATTCAGCACCAGGCGCTTTCAAGCGTGCAATATCTACCGGGTTAAGTTCACTGATACCGTGGGATATTAACGTACTTTCACCCCAACTGATCACCTGTTGACCAACACGAACAGAAAAAGGCATTTCACCAAGATCAAAATCACCGTATACAAAAGCATCTAGCAAACGTACATCACGACACACTTGGTCACGTGCTTCATCGTCTCGACAAGGATCATTAACTTCGCCAGAGCTTGGATTAGTCCATGCTCTATCGCCGTCCATCATTTCAAAATCGTAAAAATACATTGCACGGCCAAAAAAACCTAAGTTTTCATAACGCACGTCGAGATCATGTGAGCCTTTGATTAGTTTTGAAAAACTGTCACCTGAATTATAATTTAGATTACCGTTATCACCATTGGTTGAATAACCACCGGCGCCATCCCATACTGTAGATGCACTTGGATTAGCATTTAGAATTGGATGGTATTGGCTAAAATCAAAGCCATTGTTAACGTTATTAGATTTACCAACGTTATCATTCCAGTTTCGGTCTTCTACGCGCCAGCTTGTACCTGCTGAAAATGTAGAATCAAAACTGATATCGAAGTTGCCTAACTGAAAGTTTTTTGCCTGAACATTAGCGCTTGCTAGTGTTATTAAAGCGGCAGCAATACTCAGCGCTAATGGTTTTTTTTGTAAAACGTTGCGAAGGTTTTGTTTCATATCTTATCTCCCCAGATGCGACTATGCATTTTTATTTTTATATGCCATTTACATGGTATGAAACAATAATTACATCATTTTGACCCAGTGGCAAGTGCTAAAACCTTTGTTAAAGCCCTTTATATTAAAGACTTGAAACAAGTCATCTGACGAAAACAATAAGGCGTTTAAAACACTTGTTTTAAACGCCTTATCTTAATATGCTGCAATCATCAAATAGTGAACAGAAATGGCAGCCGTCATACTATCAGCAATTAGCTTGCTATATCTTTAGATGGTCAGACCACTGTTTAAAGCAAAAACTCTAATCAGGACAATTTATCTAAAGACAAAAACTTATTGTTTTGCGTTTGTAAACAAAAATGCCCTTTTATGCCGTTACCTGTTAAATATTTTCGTAAATGCATTGCAGGAAACTCTACTTTTACCCCCTGCTCTGACCTCACAATAATAGATTGAATTTTCCCCTGATAATAAGGGAGATATTCTTGGCTAGTAATATTCAAATTAAAATAGTACTTCATACTTTTACCTACGGAGCTAACGCAGCATCAAGTTTTTCTTTTAAATCCTTAGAAAGCTTAACTTGCTTGGAAAATTGTTCAAGCTTGGCTTTGATCATTGTTTGCCTATGCTTATCAAACGACTTAAATTGTATCAGCGGCGTAATTAAACGAGACGCCACTTGTGGGTTAATATCGTTTAGCTGAATTAATTGATCAATTAAAAACTGATAACCACGACCACTAGCACAATGGAAATAACGTGGATTGTTAGTGGTAAATGCGCCCACCAGTGATCGAGCTCTATTAGGATTTTTTAAACTAAATAATGGGTGTGCGATAAGCTGAGTTAAATTTTCATAGATGGACTCATCATTTACACTTGCTTGTATCGCAAACCATTTATCCATGACCAATGTTGTATCACGCCATTTCTGTTCAAAACCACTCATCATATCGCTAAAATTTTCATGACGATTTTTTGCTGCACAATTAAGCACGGCTAAGCTATCTGTCATATTATTTGAATGCTGGAACTGTGTTGTCAGTAACGCTTGTTGATCACTGAGTGTGCTCAAATAAGATAAACAAATGTTTTTTAATGCTCGTTTGCCAATCGCAGTGCCATCACTCGCATAATCAACTTGTACATTTTGTTGATACTGCTGCAAGAATAACTGTGCTAATTCATGGGCTAAACTTTGCTTAACGCTATCAATGGCGTCAAGTAAGGCAATAGGGTCAACTTCGACAATATTGTCAGCTAATTCACTAAAGTTCGGTAGTGTTAATTGCTCTGCTTTAAAAGCCGCAGATATATCGGCAGATAATATTTCTCTAAAAGCCTGATATAGGTTTTCAGGTAAACTTAAGCTCGGTTGTTGCATTAACTGAGTGATATATCTTGTTAATAATTTTTGTCCAGCATCCCAGCGACAAAACTCATCATTTGCGCGGGTCATAATACATTGTAAGTCTTGATCAGACTGCACAAACTGGGTTTTAACTGGCGCAGAAAAATCCGTCAATAAGGCCAAAACAGGTTTCTGGCTATAGCCTTTAAAAGTCCATGTTTGTGCTTGCTCAGTCAATTGTAATAACGACGATTGAATTTGCTGATCGTCTAACGATATTAATTCAACTCCAACAGGTATATGTAATGCAGGTTTTTCACCACTAGCTTGGCCTAAGGTTAATTTATATTCAGACGAGTTGGCATCGAAGCTTTCGCTGACATTTAATAGTGGTGTGCCTGCTTGTGTATACCAGTGTTTAAACTGACTAAGATCAACTCCAGATGCATCAGCCATGGCATTGATAAAGTCGTCGCAAGTCACTGCCATACCGTCAAAGCGTTTAAAATATAAATCTAAACCTTGTCGGAACTTCTCAACACCTAGCAAGGTATGGATCATACGAATAACTTCAGCACCTTTTTCATAAACCGTTAAGGTGTAAAAATTATTCATTTCAATTACTTTTTCAGGTCGTATAGGATGTGCCATTGGGCCAGCATCCTCGGCAAATTGCAGCGAACGTAATACCCGAACATTTTGAATACGAGTAACTGCAGCTGAATGCATATCCGCGCTAAATTGTTGATCTCTAAATACCGTTAAGCCTTCTTTTAAGCTCAGTTGAAACCAATCTCGGCAAGTAACCCGGTTACCGGTCCAGTTATGGAAGTATTCATGAGCAATAACCGCTTCAACATTAAAATAATCAGTATCGGTTGCACTGGTTTCATCAGCTAAAACAAATTTACTATTAAAAACATTCAGACCTTTGTTTTCCATAGCACCCATATTGAAAAAATCGACGGCTACTATCATGTAAATATCAAGATCGTATTCGAGACCGAAAGTATCTTCATCCCATTTCATCGAATGTTTTAACGATGCCATCGCATGATGTGCTTTATCAACATTGCCTTTATCTACAAATATTTCCAAGGCAACATCACGTCCAGAGCTAGTGTTATAACTATCCTTTAAGACATCAAAATCACCAGCAACTAAAGCGAATAAATAACAAGGTTTTGGAAATGGGTCATGCCATTGCACAAAATGCTGACCATTAGCTAAATCGCCGGCAGCAATCTTGTTACCATTTGACAACAAATACGGGAATTGTGCTTTATTGGCAATAACTTTA includes the following:
- a CDS encoding DUF2835 domain-containing protein gives rise to the protein MKYYFNLNITSQEYLPYYQGKIQSIIVRSEQGVKVEFPAMHLRKYLTGNGIKGHFCLQTQNNKFLSLDKLS
- the pepN gene encoding aminopeptidase N codes for the protein MRMSDFTPRYLADYSEANFSISTVELTFELDEYKTRIINRMQMTRKAANNQPLILDGEHLTLLSVSIDEQQLLGNDYQVSDTNLSIVIDRDEFSLEIVTEINPVENTALEGLFKSGDAYCTQCEAEGFRRISYYLDRPDIMATFTTKVIANKAQFPYLLSNGNKIAAGDLANGQHFVQWHDPFPKPCYLFALVAGDFDVLKDSYNTSSGRDVALEIFVDKGNVDKAHHAMASLKHSMKWDEDTFGLEYDLDIYMIVAVDFFNMGAMENKGLNVFNSKFVLADETSATDTDYFNVEAVIAHEYFHNWTGNRVTCRDWFQLSLKEGLTVFRDQQFSADMHSAAVTRIQNVRVLRSLQFAEDAGPMAHPIRPEKVIEMNNFYTLTVYEKGAEVIRMIHTLLGVEKFRQGLDLYFKRFDGMAVTCDDFINAMADASGVDLSQFKHWYTQAGTPLLNVSESFDANSSEYKLTLGQASGEKPALHIPVGVELISLDDQQIQSSLLQLTEQAQTWTFKGYSQKPVLALLTDFSAPVKTQFVQSDQDLQCIMTRANDEFCRWDAGQKLLTRYITQLMQQPSLSLPENLYQAFREILSADISAAFKAEQLTLPNFSELADNIVEVDPIALLDAIDSVKQSLAHELAQLFLQQYQQNVQVDYASDGTAIGKRALKNICLSYLSTLSDQQALLTTQFQHSNNMTDSLAVLNCAAKNRHENFSDMMSGFEQKWRDTTLVMDKWFAIQASVNDESIYENLTQLIAHPLFSLKNPNRARSLVGAFTTNNPRYFHCASGRGYQFLIDQLIQLNDINPQVASRLITPLIQFKSFDKHRQTMIKAKLEQFSKQVKLSKDLKEKLDAALAP